A stretch of the Streptomyces sp. NBC_01428 genome encodes the following:
- a CDS encoding helix-turn-helix transcriptional regulator: MTLGMISIAVLASDPITGEGAAWSLCRYPGLKVLPQEEHRDADVVLLLTAEVTEETMVLMEAVAARAANPAMSMVLVTGRIGEAQLVRAVAFGLRGVMWRQDSTFDHVVDAVRAVAEGAALLPAPVQGQLIDHIRRVQRDVLRPLGLTTSGLEAREVDVLRLLADGLDTTEVAQKLNYSERTIKNIVSVMMNRLGLRNRTHAVAFALRSGTL; encoded by the coding sequence GTGACGTTGGGGATGATCTCGATCGCCGTCCTCGCCAGTGACCCCATCACGGGCGAAGGGGCCGCCTGGTCCTTGTGCAGGTACCCGGGGCTGAAGGTGCTGCCCCAGGAGGAGCACCGCGACGCGGACGTGGTGCTGCTGCTCACGGCGGAGGTGACCGAGGAGACGATGGTGCTGATGGAGGCGGTCGCCGCCCGCGCCGCCAACCCCGCCATGAGCATGGTGCTGGTGACCGGACGCATCGGCGAGGCCCAGCTCGTGCGCGCCGTCGCATTCGGCCTGCGCGGAGTGATGTGGCGTCAGGACAGCACCTTCGACCACGTGGTCGATGCCGTACGGGCGGTCGCCGAGGGCGCTGCCCTGCTGCCGGCGCCGGTGCAGGGCCAGCTCATCGACCACATCAGGCGGGTGCAGCGCGACGTGCTCCGACCGCTCGGGCTGACCACCTCCGGGCTGGAGGCGCGCGAGGTCGACGTGCTCCGCCTCCTGGCCGACGGTCTCGACACGACCGAGGTGGCCCAGAAGCTCAACTACTCGGAGCGGACCATCAAGAACATCGTCAGCGTCATGATGAACCGGCTCGGCCTGCGCAACCGCACCCACGCGGTCGCGTTCGCCCTGCGCTCGGGAACGCTGTAG
- the eccD gene encoding type VII secretion integral membrane protein EccD: MTTAAPLTGRATEVCRVTVETPDGRTDLSVPVTTPVSALLPVLLRQLPTGAAADGTPWVLQRLGEEPLAAEATPESAGLRQGDVLHLRPAEAPLPALHFDDVADGVAHTVGDGTGRWRPELTRGLAAGLACLALAGLAAALLGAGTGPRTSAVAAAVAVVLAVACATAARMGADRISVLVAGLGAFGFAGLAGVTLRASHSGGHTPGLTGVLLGAGCVIALAGALFALGALPLVVPGTVLLTAIAAAAGAGLAEGAGLRGDQAAAVVAVALFVLGHLAPRLALRTARLRVPQLPHDARELQLDIEPEPDARVALRVSVATACLDMISVASALVWAVALWLLTAGEHGWTGWLLPLALSLAVLLRARGTNGTLQRAPAVLAGAYGLALVLVVRTAANGPAGRVVALAVLLAAAVLLLVGAWRLPRARLLPIWGHLGDLLEIVTAIALLPLLLQVLHAYTYFRGLAG, translated from the coding sequence ATGACCACCGCCGCACCGCTGACGGGACGGGCCACCGAGGTCTGCCGCGTCACCGTCGAGACACCGGACGGCCGCACCGACCTGTCCGTCCCGGTCACCACCCCGGTGTCCGCCCTGCTCCCGGTCCTGCTGCGGCAGTTGCCCACCGGAGCCGCCGCGGACGGCACGCCGTGGGTGCTGCAACGGCTCGGCGAGGAACCGCTCGCCGCCGAGGCCACACCGGAGAGCGCCGGGCTGCGCCAGGGCGACGTCCTCCATCTGCGGCCCGCCGAGGCGCCGTTGCCCGCGCTGCACTTCGACGACGTCGCGGACGGCGTCGCGCACACCGTGGGCGACGGCACCGGCCGGTGGCGGCCCGAACTCACCCGGGGTCTCGCCGCGGGCCTGGCCTGTCTCGCCCTCGCCGGCCTCGCCGCCGCGCTGCTCGGTGCGGGCACCGGTCCCCGTACGTCCGCCGTCGCCGCGGCGGTGGCCGTGGTGCTGGCCGTCGCCTGCGCCACAGCCGCCCGCATGGGCGCCGACCGGATCAGCGTCCTGGTCGCCGGACTGGGCGCCTTCGGCTTCGCCGGTCTCGCCGGTGTGACACTGCGCGCGAGCCACTCCGGCGGCCACACGCCCGGCCTGACCGGGGTGCTCCTCGGCGCCGGCTGCGTGATCGCGCTGGCGGGTGCCCTGTTCGCCCTGGGAGCGCTGCCGCTGGTGGTCCCCGGCACCGTACTGCTGACCGCGATCGCCGCGGCGGCCGGTGCGGGACTCGCCGAGGGTGCCGGGCTGCGGGGCGACCAGGCCGCCGCCGTGGTCGCCGTGGCCCTGTTCGTGCTCGGCCATCTCGCACCCCGGCTCGCGCTGCGCACCGCCCGGCTGCGGGTCCCCCAACTGCCGCACGACGCACGGGAACTACAGCTCGACATCGAACCGGAGCCGGACGCGCGGGTGGCGCTCCGCGTGTCCGTCGCCACCGCGTGCCTGGACATGATCAGCGTCGCCTCCGCGCTGGTCTGGGCCGTCGCCCTGTGGCTGCTGACGGCCGGTGAGCACGGCTGGACCGGCTGGCTGCTGCCCCTCGCGCTCAGCCTCGCCGTCCTGCTCCGCGCACGCGGCACGAACGGCACCCTCCAGCGGGCCCCCGCCGTCCTCGCGGGCGCCTACGGGCTGGCCCTCGTCCTGGTCGTGCGCACCGCCGCGAACGGACCGGCGGGACGTGTCGTCGCCCTCGCGGTGCTGCTGGCCGCGGCCGTCCTGCTGCTGGTCGGCGCCTGGCGGCTGCCGCGCGCCCGCCTGCTGCCCATCTGGGGCCACCTGGGCGACCTGCTGGAGATCGTCACGGCGATCGCCCTGCTGCCGCTGCTGCTCCAGGTCCTCCACGCGTACACGTACTTCCGCGGCCTCGCGGGCTAG
- a CDS encoding ricin-type beta-trefoil lectin domain protein — protein MSTLAPEPSPAVTSAEPRRGPHPGPASDSSLAPEPEQASSSVPEPGAGSDGRTGDTLAPGVAAASDTNSADSGPGSDPNSGSNSTPGPGSTSSLGDGRPGRLSRLLATRATTLAPARGGADTDAAQPERSARLIGTVAAVSVLAALGLGTVAFMAVPGGDDSEPSAAHVEDAAVPTVGPDGSVLPSRSASPFPSARGHRSGDEPGKKPHVGKGGAEKGSSSSPDGEGPDPEHAPAAHDGTAVEAASPHKAGTKPATTQQSDSKPAANSGTKPATGDMIVGYASSRCVGVSAHKGSDGSPLTLQGCGGDAWQQWVFASDGSVRSMGLCMDIATASASNGAGIQLAHCNGGWAQKFNLNGSHDLVNTTIGKCVDAKDSGTSAGTRLQLWDCGGTSNQKWHLG, from the coding sequence GTGAGCACTCTCGCGCCCGAGCCGTCGCCCGCCGTGACCTCCGCCGAACCCCGGCGCGGGCCCCACCCGGGCCCCGCCTCGGATTCCTCACTGGCACCCGAGCCCGAGCAGGCGAGCAGCTCCGTACCCGAGCCGGGCGCCGGTTCCGACGGCCGGACCGGGGACACGCTCGCACCCGGAGTCGCGGCTGCGTCCGACACCAACTCCGCCGATTCCGGGCCGGGTTCGGACCCAAACTCGGGCTCGAACTCCACCCCGGGACCGGGCTCCACCTCGTCTCTCGGTGACGGCCGACCCGGCAGGCTGTCCCGCCTGCTGGCGACGAGGGCCACCACCTTGGCCCCCGCTCGCGGCGGCGCGGACACGGACGCGGCCCAGCCGGAGCGCAGCGCGCGGCTCATCGGCACGGTGGCCGCCGTCTCCGTGCTGGCGGCACTCGGCCTCGGCACCGTCGCGTTCATGGCCGTCCCCGGGGGCGACGACTCCGAGCCGAGCGCGGCCCACGTCGAGGACGCCGCCGTTCCCACGGTCGGCCCGGACGGATCGGTCCTGCCGTCCCGGTCCGCCTCGCCGTTCCCGTCCGCGCGGGGGCACCGTTCGGGCGACGAACCGGGCAAGAAGCCTCATGTGGGCAAGGGCGGTGCCGAGAAAGGGAGTTCGTCGTCGCCCGACGGCGAGGGACCGGACCCCGAGCACGCTCCCGCCGCTCACGACGGCACGGCGGTCGAGGCCGCGTCCCCTCACAAGGCGGGCACGAAACCCGCGACGACGCAGCAGTCGGATTCCAAGCCCGCGGCCAACTCCGGGACCAAACCGGCGACGGGCGACATGATCGTCGGTTACGCGTCCTCCCGGTGCGTGGGCGTCTCCGCGCACAAGGGCTCGGACGGTTCACCACTGACGCTCCAGGGATGCGGCGGCGACGCGTGGCAGCAGTGGGTGTTCGCGTCGGACGGCAGCGTCCGCTCGATGGGGCTGTGCATGGACATCGCCACCGCGTCCGCCTCCAACGGCGCAGGCATCCAACTGGCGCACTGCAACGGCGGCTGGGCCCAGAAGTTCAACCTCAACGGCTCCCACGACCTGGTCAACACCACGATCGGGAAGTGTGTCGACGCCAAGGACTCGGGAACGTCCGCGGGGACTCGACTCCAACTCTGGGACTGCGGTGGCACGTCCAACCAGAAGTGGCACCTCGGCTGA
- the eccCa gene encoding type VII secretion protein EccCa, translating to MSTVVAKRSPRAEGPPMPEGQVELAEPPVLGEPATADFGSVMMYLPMGLGAGAMVLMFSVGSGGTSMYMMTGMMGVAMVSMTLMQVGRPGAERRRRMRAERRDYLRYLGQKRTQARQAAEQQRAALLWDNPDAGELWALARGPRLWERRPGHDDFARVRIGLGTRRAALEFLPPQTKPVEDLEPLCAISLRRFTRAHQTVPLLPVPVSLRRFTSVEFTGETDDALALARAMLGQLTVLHSPDELRVAVLGDDEALRAWDWLKWLPHNAHPYEEDAAGPVRLAAGDHDALLDLLGPELRDRPDHDPASAPSVAEPFTVVVAHGVRVPETSRLLGAGVRGVVLLDLTGAVPGGPKVLRLTVRGGRVDFPNGSETVSGQADRLGPVEAETLARTLAPMRTGGGVDLVDRPLESDFDLTSMLGIRDVRGFDVPAKWRPRLAQDARLKVPIGVTEDGEIVELDLKESAQGGMGPHGLLIGATGSGKSELLRTLVMGLAATHSSEILNLVLVDFKGGATFLNMDRLPHTSAVITNLADELHLVDRMRDSINGEMIRRQELLREAGFASLYEYEKARGAGASTLAPLPSLLIIVDEFSELLANKPEFIELFVSIGRLGRSLGVHLLLASQRLDESRIHRVEGHLSYRLALRTFSSMESRSVIGTSSAYELPSAPGNGYLKVDTTNLVRFKAAYVSGPVPAAPNPDEAGRREGAAFEVTSFGLETRGELASVRAEEEAAALVSLAEEALRDQGGEGDTAENGGESADESLLDVLVGRLEDNGPPARQVWLSPLSESPALDELLPGIVPDPVRGMGASDPRAQGALRVPLGLVDRPFEQLRELLVADLSGADGHLGLVGAPQTGKSTLLRSLMLSLALTHTPAEVQFYCLDFGGGGLVSTAGLPHVGSVATRLERDRVLRTVEELSQLLERREQLFAARGLESMAAFRALRAEGTVDDPYGDVFLLVDGWATLRQDYDDLEQRVMELAARGLSFGLHVVVSAVRWSEVRPRLRDMLGTKLELRLGDSMESEVGSRAAAGVPHQPGRGLTASGHHFLSALPRLDSSSRTDDLTAATKAAVAEIDTFWTGGSAPGVRLLPTGLDARRLPTPADTRDLKFCLGWDEQRLAPVWHDFGATPHLLVYGDGETGKTNALRLAIRAITARYRPEEARILLADPGRGLLKDVPEEYRVGYVVDNDGLGKLAESAAVSVGKRQPGADVTPEQLEKRDWWTGPLLFVLIDDYDLFGGGPGSVSPMTPLVPLLAQGAHIGLHLVVARSTSGAMRSVMDPLIRRMWELGNPALLFSYPKEEGKFIGEAKPRTLPAGRAQLVTRRTVKLVQTGLVSASPVPTGA from the coding sequence TTGAGCACCGTGGTCGCCAAGCGCTCTCCGCGTGCCGAGGGTCCGCCGATGCCCGAGGGGCAGGTCGAACTCGCCGAACCCCCCGTCCTCGGGGAGCCGGCCACCGCGGACTTCGGCTCGGTGATGATGTACCTGCCGATGGGCCTGGGCGCCGGGGCCATGGTGCTGATGTTCTCGGTCGGCAGCGGCGGCACGTCGATGTACATGATGACCGGGATGATGGGCGTCGCCATGGTCAGCATGACGCTGATGCAGGTCGGCCGCCCGGGCGCGGAACGACGACGCCGTATGCGGGCCGAACGGCGTGACTACCTGCGCTACCTCGGGCAGAAGCGGACCCAGGCCCGGCAGGCGGCCGAGCAGCAGCGGGCGGCGCTGCTCTGGGACAACCCGGACGCCGGGGAGCTGTGGGCGCTGGCCCGCGGCCCGCGGCTGTGGGAACGCAGGCCCGGTCACGACGACTTCGCGCGGGTGCGCATCGGGCTCGGCACCCGCCGGGCCGCGCTGGAGTTCCTGCCGCCGCAGACCAAACCGGTGGAGGACCTGGAGCCGCTGTGCGCCATCTCGCTGCGCCGGTTCACCCGGGCCCACCAGACGGTTCCCCTGCTGCCCGTGCCGGTGTCCCTGCGCCGCTTCACCAGCGTGGAGTTCACCGGGGAGACCGATGACGCGCTCGCCCTGGCGCGGGCGATGCTCGGACAGCTCACGGTCCTCCACTCCCCCGACGAGCTGCGCGTCGCGGTGCTCGGGGACGACGAGGCACTGCGCGCCTGGGACTGGCTCAAGTGGCTGCCGCACAACGCTCATCCGTACGAGGAGGACGCCGCGGGACCCGTACGGCTCGCCGCCGGTGACCACGACGCCCTGCTGGACCTGCTCGGGCCCGAACTGCGCGACCGGCCCGACCACGACCCGGCGTCCGCCCCGAGTGTCGCGGAGCCGTTCACGGTCGTCGTCGCCCACGGCGTACGGGTTCCCGAGACGTCCAGGCTGCTCGGCGCCGGGGTGCGCGGGGTGGTGCTCCTCGACCTCACCGGTGCGGTGCCCGGCGGCCCCAAGGTGCTGCGGCTCACCGTGCGCGGCGGCCGGGTCGACTTCCCGAACGGCTCGGAGACCGTGTCCGGGCAGGCCGACCGGCTCGGCCCCGTCGAGGCGGAGACCCTGGCCCGGACCCTGGCCCCGATGCGCACCGGCGGTGGCGTCGACCTGGTGGACCGGCCCCTGGAGTCCGACTTCGACCTGACCTCCATGCTCGGGATCCGTGACGTGCGCGGCTTCGACGTGCCCGCCAAGTGGCGTCCCCGGCTCGCCCAGGACGCCCGCCTCAAGGTGCCGATCGGTGTCACCGAGGACGGCGAGATCGTCGAACTCGACCTGAAGGAGTCCGCTCAGGGCGGGATGGGCCCGCACGGGCTGCTGATCGGCGCCACCGGCTCCGGCAAGAGCGAGCTGCTGCGCACGCTGGTGATGGGCCTGGCCGCCACCCACTCCTCGGAGATCCTCAACCTGGTCCTGGTGGACTTCAAGGGCGGCGCCACCTTCCTGAACATGGACCGGCTGCCGCACACGTCGGCCGTCATCACCAACCTGGCCGACGAACTGCACCTCGTCGACCGCATGCGTGACTCCATCAACGGCGAGATGATCCGCCGTCAGGAACTGCTCCGCGAGGCCGGTTTCGCCTCGCTCTACGAGTACGAGAAGGCGCGCGGCGCTGGCGCGAGCACACTGGCCCCGCTGCCGTCGCTGCTGATCATCGTGGACGAGTTCTCCGAACTGCTGGCGAACAAGCCGGAGTTCATCGAGCTGTTCGTGTCGATCGGCCGGCTCGGGCGCAGCCTCGGCGTGCATCTGCTGCTCGCCTCCCAGCGTCTGGACGAGTCGCGCATCCATCGCGTCGAGGGCCATCTCTCGTACCGGCTCGCGCTGCGCACCTTCTCCTCGATGGAGTCGCGCAGCGTGATCGGCACCTCCAGCGCGTACGAGCTGCCGTCGGCTCCCGGCAACGGCTATCTGAAGGTGGACACCACCAACCTGGTCCGGTTCAAGGCCGCTTACGTGTCCGGCCCGGTTCCCGCGGCTCCGAACCCGGACGAGGCGGGTCGCCGCGAGGGGGCCGCGTTCGAGGTGACCTCCTTCGGCCTGGAGACGCGCGGCGAACTGGCGTCGGTCCGTGCCGAGGAGGAAGCCGCGGCGCTGGTGTCGCTCGCGGAGGAGGCGCTGCGCGACCAGGGCGGCGAGGGGGACACGGCCGAGAACGGCGGCGAGAGCGCCGACGAGAGTCTTCTCGACGTCCTCGTGGGCCGACTGGAGGACAACGGGCCGCCCGCCCGACAGGTATGGCTGTCGCCGCTGTCGGAGTCGCCCGCGCTGGACGAGCTGCTGCCCGGCATCGTGCCCGACCCGGTGCGCGGCATGGGCGCGTCGGACCCCCGCGCGCAGGGCGCGCTGCGGGTGCCACTGGGGTTGGTGGACCGGCCGTTCGAGCAGCTGCGCGAGCTGCTGGTCGCGGACCTGTCGGGGGCGGACGGCCACCTCGGTCTGGTGGGTGCGCCGCAGACCGGCAAGTCGACGCTGCTGCGCTCCCTGATGCTGTCGCTCGCCCTGACCCACACGCCGGCAGAGGTCCAGTTCTACTGCCTGGACTTCGGAGGTGGCGGTCTGGTGTCGACCGCCGGTCTGCCGCACGTCGGCTCGGTGGCGACCCGCCTGGAACGCGACCGCGTCCTGCGGACCGTCGAGGAGCTGTCGCAACTCCTGGAGCGGCGTGAGCAGTTGTTCGCCGCGCGGGGGCTGGAGTCGATGGCCGCCTTCCGGGCGCTGCGCGCCGAGGGCACGGTCGACGATCCCTACGGTGACGTCTTCCTGCTGGTCGACGGATGGGCCACGCTCCGGCAGGACTACGACGACCTGGAGCAGCGGGTGATGGAACTCGCCGCCCGCGGGCTGTCGTTCGGCCTGCATGTGGTGGTCTCCGCGGTCCGCTGGTCCGAAGTGCGGCCCCGGCTGCGCGACATGCTCGGCACCAAGCTCGAACTGCGGCTCGGCGACTCGATGGAGTCCGAGGTCGGTTCCCGGGCGGCGGCCGGTGTGCCGCACCAGCCGGGCCGGGGCCTGACCGCGTCCGGGCACCACTTCCTCTCCGCGCTGCCCCGGCTCGACAGTTCCTCGCGCACCGACGACCTGACGGCCGCCACCAAGGCCGCTGTCGCGGAGATCGACACGTTCTGGACCGGCGGCAGCGCCCCCGGTGTCCGCCTGCTGCCGACCGGTCTCGACGCGCGACGGCTGCCGACACCCGCGGACACCCGCGACCTGAAGTTCTGTCTCGGCTGGGACGAGCAGCGGCTCGCGCCCGTGTGGCACGACTTCGGCGCCACCCCGCACCTGCTCGTGTACGGCGACGGCGAGACCGGCAAGACCAACGCACTGCGTCTCGCGATCCGCGCGATCACCGCCCGCTACCGCCCGGAGGAGGCCCGCATCCTGCTGGCCGACCCGGGACGCGGACTCCTCAAGGACGTGCCCGAGGAGTACCGCGTCGGCTACGTGGTCGACAACGACGGGCTCGGCAAGCTCGCCGAGAGCGCCGCCGTGTCGGTGGGCAAACGGCAGCCGGGCGCCGACGTCACGCCCGAGCAGCTGGAGAAGCGGGACTGGTGGACAGGACCGCTGCTGTTCGTCCTCATCGACGACTACGACCTGTTCGGCGGCGGCCCCGGCTCCGTTTCCCCGATGACTCCCCTGGTGCCGCTGCTCGCGCAGGGCGCCCACATCGGACTGCACCTCGTCGTCGCCCGCAGCACCTCGGGCGCGATGCGCTCGGTCATGGACCCGCTGATCCGCCGCATGTGGGAGCTGGGCAACCCGGCGCTGCTGTTCTCCTACCCCAAGGAGGAGGGCAAGTTCATCGGCGAGGCCAAGCCCCGCACCCTCCCGGCCGGGCGGGCCCAGCTCGTCACCCGCCGCACCGTCAAGCTGGTCCAGACCGGACTGGTGTCGGCGTCCCCCGTCCCCACAGGAGCATGA
- the eccB gene encoding type VII secretion protein EccB, protein MQTRRDHVQAYQFAMGRLASALVSGDPGRGDSPTRRSALGSVFGVGVVVLLCAGFGVYGLISPVAKDDWRKDGAVVLEEDTGNRYVYAGGVLRPTRNYASALLIAGKRATPRTLSAKSLAGVPHGGPVGIPGAPDTVPDASALTTGPWARCLPGTGSRVVGQTLAFGPSAAALHPLPAGRQVLLKGPKNARYLLVRGVKHPVPDDSALIALGLDDQTPLSAAADWLTAVPTGAALDAPVPPGAGKPAGKVAGQAARVGQLFRTSAGGTEHRYLLRSDGLVPVNATAYALLAARPGAPEPRRVTQADIAVAEVSAERGPTDRIPDVGGARALDGGTVCLEHLSDGRVRLTVSDVAERRVALHAGAGVLAVPAGGGGQYLVTEQGVKYRIADDSAARALGLADTKQRLTLPASALALLPDGPVLSRAAAGKG, encoded by the coding sequence GTGCAGACTCGACGCGATCACGTACAGGCGTACCAGTTCGCCATGGGCCGGCTCGCCTCGGCCCTCGTCAGCGGCGACCCCGGACGCGGCGACAGCCCGACCCGGCGGTCGGCCCTCGGCTCCGTGTTCGGTGTGGGGGTGGTGGTGCTGCTGTGCGCCGGGTTCGGCGTGTACGGACTGATCTCCCCTGTCGCGAAGGACGACTGGCGCAAGGACGGGGCCGTCGTCCTGGAGGAGGACACCGGCAACCGTTACGTCTACGCGGGCGGCGTCCTGCGCCCGACCCGCAACTACGCCTCCGCGCTGCTCATCGCGGGCAAGCGGGCGACCCCGAGGACGCTCTCCGCGAAGTCCCTCGCCGGCGTGCCGCACGGCGGTCCGGTCGGCATCCCCGGCGCACCGGACACGGTGCCGGACGCGTCCGCGCTGACGACGGGACCCTGGGCGCGCTGTCTGCCCGGCACCGGGTCCCGCGTCGTGGGGCAGACGCTCGCCTTCGGCCCGTCGGCGGCCGCCCTGCACCCGTTGCCGGCCGGCCGTCAGGTGCTGCTCAAGGGTCCCAAGAACGCCCGCTACCTGCTCGTGCGCGGGGTCAAGCACCCGGTTCCCGACGATTCCGCCCTCATCGCCCTCGGCCTGGACGACCAGACACCGCTCAGCGCCGCCGCCGACTGGCTCACCGCGGTCCCCACCGGCGCCGCGCTCGACGCGCCCGTACCGCCGGGTGCCGGGAAGCCGGCCGGGAAGGTCGCCGGGCAGGCCGCCCGGGTCGGGCAGCTCTTCCGCACCAGCGCGGGCGGGACCGAGCACCGCTACCTGCTGCGCTCCGACGGGCTCGTCCCGGTCAACGCGACCGCGTACGCCCTGCTCGCCGCCCGCCCCGGCGCGCCCGAACCCCGCCGGGTCACCCAGGCGGACATCGCCGTCGCCGAGGTGTCCGCGGAGCGCGGCCCCACCGACCGGATCCCCGACGTCGGCGGCGCCCGCGCGCTCGACGGCGGAACGGTCTGCCTGGAGCACCTGTCCGACGGGCGTGTCCGGTTGACCGTGTCCGACGTGGCCGAGCGCCGGGTCGCCCTGCACGCCGGCGCCGGCGTGCTGGCCGTCCCGGCCGGCGGCGGGGGCCAGTACCTCGTCACCGAGCAGGGCGTGAAGTACCGGATCGCGGACGACTCGGCCGCGCGGGCCCTCGGCCTCGCGGACACCAAGCAGCGGCTCACCCTGCCCGCGAGCGCCCTCGCCCTGCTGCCCGACGGCCCGGTGCTCAGCCGCGCCGCCGCCGGAAAGGGATGA